A region of Nocardioides sp. JS614 DNA encodes the following proteins:
- a CDS encoding ATP-binding protein, producing MTSAPSPKTVGELRASGHVQKHLRQEVRDNLLAALREGRDPWPGLHGFEDTVIPQLERALIAGHDVVLLGERGQGKTRLLRTLVGLLDEWTPVIEGSELGEHPYDPITHAAQRRAAELGDDLPVAWRHRDERYSEKLATPDTSVADLIGDVDPMKVAEGRSLGDPETIHFGLIPRSHRGIVAINELPDLAERIQVAMLNVMEERDIQIRGYVLRLPLDVLVVASANPEDYTNRGRIITPLKDRFGAEIRTHYPTELDDEVAVIRQEADLVADVPDQLVEILARFTRALRASSAVDQRSGVSARFAIAGAETVAAAALHRATSQGEDRAVARVVDLETAVDVLGGKIEFESGEEGREAEILTHLLRTSTAETVRHHFRGLDFALLVAAIENGAMVTTGEQVTARDFLTGLPVLGESELYDEICDRFEAGNDGERACAIELALEGLYLARKIGKDTDGAETVYG from the coding sequence GTGACCTCGGCTCCTTCCCCGAAGACGGTCGGCGAGCTCCGCGCCTCCGGCCACGTCCAGAAGCACCTGCGCCAGGAGGTCCGCGACAACCTGCTCGCGGCGCTGCGCGAGGGGCGCGACCCGTGGCCGGGGCTGCACGGTTTCGAGGACACGGTGATCCCCCAGCTCGAGCGGGCGCTGATCGCCGGCCACGACGTGGTGCTGCTCGGCGAGCGCGGCCAGGGCAAGACCCGGCTGCTGCGCACCCTGGTCGGCCTGCTCGACGAGTGGACGCCGGTGATCGAGGGCTCCGAGCTCGGCGAGCACCCCTACGACCCGATCACCCACGCCGCGCAACGGCGGGCGGCCGAGCTGGGCGACGACCTGCCGGTCGCGTGGCGGCACCGCGACGAGCGCTACTCCGAGAAGCTCGCGACGCCGGACACCTCGGTCGCGGACCTGATCGGCGACGTCGACCCGATGAAGGTCGCCGAGGGTCGCTCGCTGGGGGACCCGGAGACCATCCACTTCGGGCTGATCCCCCGCAGCCACCGGGGCATCGTCGCCATCAACGAGCTGCCCGACCTCGCCGAGCGGATCCAGGTCGCGATGCTCAACGTGATGGAGGAGCGCGACATCCAGATCCGCGGCTACGTGCTGCGGCTGCCACTCGACGTGCTCGTCGTCGCCAGCGCGAACCCCGAGGACTACACCAACCGCGGCCGGATCATCACCCCGCTCAAGGACCGGTTCGGCGCCGAGATCCGCACCCACTACCCGACCGAGCTGGACGACGAGGTGGCCGTGATCCGGCAGGAGGCCGACCTGGTCGCCGACGTGCCCGACCAGCTCGTCGAGATCCTGGCCCGCTTCACCCGGGCGCTGCGCGCCTCCAGCGCCGTCGACCAACGCTCGGGCGTCTCGGCGCGGTTCGCGATCGCCGGGGCCGAGACCGTCGCCGCCGCGGCGTTGCATCGCGCCACCTCGCAGGGCGAGGACCGGGCGGTGGCCCGGGTCGTCGACCTCGAGACCGCGGTCGACGTGCTCGGCGGCAAGATCGAGTTCGAGAGCGGCGAGGAGGGCCGGGAGGCCGAGATCCTCACTCACCTGCTCCGCACGTCCACGGCCGAGACCGTGCGTCACCACTTCCGCGGACTCGACTTCGCGCTGCTCGTCGCCGCGATCGAGAACGGCGCGATGGTCACCACCGGTGAGCAGGTCACCGCCCGCGACTTCCTCACCGGCCTGCCCGTGCTCGGCGAGTCCGAGCTGTACGACGAGATCTGCGACCGGTTCGAGGCCGGCAACGACGGCGAGCGCGCGTGCGCGATCGAGCTCGCCCTGGAGGGGCTGTACCTCGCCCGCAAGATCGGCAAGGACACCGACGGAGCAGAGACGGTGTACGGCTAG
- a CDS encoding vWA domain-containing protein produces MKDRTRFKRYDGGPDPLAPPVDLAEALDAIGEDVMAGYSPERAMREFLRRGGRDQSGLDELARRVAERRRELTQRHHLDGTLNEVRELLDRALLEERKQLARDAMMDDADRAFRELRLENLPSSTAAAVSELSSYDWQSREARESYEKIKDLLGRELLDQRFAGLKQALENATDADRAAVNEMLQDLNDLLDKHRRGEDTQADFDRFMAEHGDFFPERPKDIDELLDALAQRSAAAQRMLNSMSPEQRQELMELSAQAFGSPELMDQLARMDANLQALRPGEDWGGSERFDGEEGLGLGDGTGVLQDLADLDDLADQLSQSYGGARMDDLDLDKLARQLGDEAAVDARTLQRLEQVLRDSGYLKRGTDGQLRLSPKAMRRLGKALLRDVAERISGRQGQRDLQRAGAAGDLSGATREWAFGDTEPWHVPRTMLNGVLRRAGDPSASLLDIGDVEVQETEARTQAAVALLVDTSFSMAMDGRWVPMKRTALALHTLIRSRFRGDHLQLIGFGRHAEVMEIEQLTALDARWDKGTNLHHALLLANRHFRKHPSAQPVLLIVTDGEPTSHLEPDGEVYFSYPPHPLTVAYAVRELDAAGRLGAQTTFFRLGDDPGLGRFIDQMARRVDGRVVAPELDDLGAAVVGSYLGSRRPSAGYGGYGDWFGGRGFWVGD; encoded by the coding sequence GTGAAGGACCGGACCCGGTTCAAGCGGTACGACGGCGGACCGGACCCGCTCGCGCCGCCCGTCGACCTGGCCGAGGCCCTGGACGCCATCGGCGAGGACGTGATGGCCGGGTACTCCCCGGAGCGGGCGATGCGGGAGTTCCTGCGCCGCGGTGGGCGCGACCAGTCCGGTCTCGACGAGCTGGCCCGCCGGGTGGCGGAGCGGCGTCGCGAGCTCACCCAGCGGCACCACCTCGACGGCACCCTGAACGAGGTGCGGGAACTGCTCGACCGGGCGTTGCTCGAGGAACGCAAGCAGCTGGCCCGCGACGCGATGATGGACGACGCCGACCGGGCCTTCCGTGAGCTGCGCCTGGAGAACCTGCCCTCGTCGACGGCGGCGGCGGTGAGCGAGCTGTCGTCGTACGACTGGCAGAGCCGGGAGGCGCGCGAGAGCTACGAGAAGATCAAGGACCTGCTCGGCCGCGAGCTGCTCGACCAGCGCTTCGCCGGCCTGAAGCAGGCACTCGAGAACGCGACGGATGCGGACCGCGCGGCGGTCAACGAGATGCTCCAGGACCTCAACGACCTGCTCGACAAGCACCGGCGCGGCGAGGACACCCAGGCCGACTTCGACCGGTTCATGGCCGAGCACGGCGACTTCTTCCCCGAGCGGCCCAAGGACATCGACGAGCTGCTGGACGCGCTGGCGCAGCGTTCCGCCGCCGCCCAGCGGATGCTGAACTCGATGTCGCCCGAGCAGCGCCAGGAGCTGATGGAGCTCTCGGCGCAGGCGTTCGGGTCGCCCGAGCTGATGGATCAGCTCGCGCGCATGGACGCCAACCTGCAGGCGCTGCGGCCGGGGGAGGACTGGGGCGGCTCGGAGCGCTTCGACGGCGAGGAGGGGCTCGGGCTCGGCGACGGCACCGGGGTGCTCCAGGACCTCGCCGACCTCGACGACCTGGCCGACCAGCTCTCCCAGTCGTACGGCGGCGCCCGCATGGACGACCTCGACCTCGACAAGCTCGCCCGCCAGCTCGGCGACGAGGCCGCGGTCGACGCCCGTACCCTGCAGCGGCTCGAGCAGGTGCTGCGCGACTCCGGCTACCTCAAGCGCGGCACCGACGGCCAGCTCCGGCTCTCACCGAAGGCGATGCGCCGGCTCGGCAAGGCGCTGCTGCGCGACGTCGCCGAGCGGATCTCGGGCCGCCAGGGCCAGCGCGACCTGCAGCGCGCCGGCGCGGCCGGCGACCTGTCGGGCGCGACCCGGGAGTGGGCGTTCGGCGACACCGAGCCCTGGCACGTGCCGCGCACCATGCTGAACGGCGTGCTGCGCCGCGCCGGCGATCCGTCCGCCTCGCTGCTGGACATCGGCGACGTGGAGGTGCAGGAGACCGAGGCCCGCACCCAGGCCGCCGTCGCGCTGCTGGTGGACACCTCGTTCTCGATGGCGATGGATGGCCGCTGGGTCCCGATGAAGCGGACCGCGCTCGCGCTGCACACGCTGATCCGCTCCCGGTTCCGCGGCGACCACCTGCAGCTGATCGGCTTCGGCCGGCACGCCGAGGTGATGGAGATCGAGCAGCTGACCGCCCTCGACGCCCGCTGGGACAAGGGCACCAACCTGCACCACGCCCTGCTGCTCGCCAACCGGCACTTCCGCAAGCACCCGAGCGCCCAGCCGGTGCTGCTCATCGTCACCGACGGCGAGCCGACCTCCCACCTCGAGCCCGACGGCGAGGTCTACTTCTCCTACCCGCCGCACCCGCTCACCGTGGCGTACGCCGTCCGCGAGCTCGACGCCGCCGGCCGGCTCGGCGCGCAGACGACGTTCTTCCGGCTCGGCGACGACCCGGGCCTGGGCCGGTTCATCGACCAGATGGCCCGCCGCGTCGACGGCCGGGTGGTCGCTCCCGAGCTCGACGACCTCGGCGCCGCGGTCGTCGGCTCCTACCTCGGCTCCCGCCGGCCCAGCGCGGGCTACGGCGGCTACGGCGACTGGTTCGGCGGCCGCGGCTTCTGGGTCGGCGACTAG